ACCACCATAGAATTTTGAATTAGGTATTTCAAACCCTTCATTAGGTTTTCTGATAGTTGCTCTAGCAATTGCATAAGCAAAAACATTACATGCAATCATAACAACGGCACACTTAGGTGACCATTCGAATGTTGCTGGAGCAGAAGCAGCTGCAAATAATGTGGTAATCATAAAAAATCGTTATTTTCATATATTCTCTAACACTTTTACATAAAAAACACAAAATTGTAAAAGGTCTTAAGAGTTGTTTACTTCTAAGTTATTTAAAATCTTTATGAAGCCTAACAAAATTACAAAATCGCTTAGGGTTAAGAAAGATTCTGCTAAACCATGCAAGAAGTCAACCTCAACAAGGGTTTTATCAAAGTAACTTAATGTGTATATAGAAACTATTATTGTTATAAAAACAAATAAAACTGTTAAGGAATAACCTGTTTTTACTAATATATTAACAGATTTAATTTTATGTAAGTAGAACAAAAAGATTCCATATGGAAATATAGATGCTGCGAACAAAGCTGTATTGTCAATTGAAGCTAATTTTTCTATAAGTTTTATAAATAAATCATTCATAAGTCTCCTTCTCTTTATAAATAGTGAATGATGCAAGAGCTAATGTTGAATTTCCAATAAATGTAAATATCCCTTGAAGCGTTACTAATCCATACAATGCATCTTGATTATCATAGATATGCCAAGTAATAGCGCACATAGCTCCTATTAAGTTTGGGACCATAGCTAAACTTAACCAAAAAAATAAATTATATTTTTTATATGTTGATATTTTGTAGATGACAAAGATAGAAAAAATCCATTCAGTGACTGAAGAGATATGAATCAACCAAGTTCCAAATGATAGTTCGTGCAAAGTTTATATTTTTTTCTTTAGTACATTAAGTACTTCCTTGGAATGATTTATAGGTAAAACACTTATCCATCTATAAGAAATTTCCCCTTCTGGAGAAATCAAAAAAGTATTTCTATCTGAAAATGGAGGAATCCAAGAACCATATTTATCGCTAATAATTCCATCAGGATCAGATAATAAAGTGTAGTTTATGGATTTCTCGCTGCAGAAACTTTCATGAGAATCTTGATTATCAGCACTAATGCCAACAATTTCGGCATTATATTTTAAAAAATCTTTTTTTAATTCAGAAAAACCTTTAGCTTCGATAGTGCAACCTGCAGTAAAATCCTTTGGATAAAAATACAAAACAAGCCACTTACCCTGAAAATCATTTAATTCCCATATTTTTTTTGATTTTATGTTTTTATTAAATCCTTCTAAGTGAAAGTTAGGAGCCAAA
This region of Prochlorococcus sp. MIT 0604 genomic DNA includes:
- the psaK gene encoding photosystem I reaction center subunit PsaK, whose product is MITTLFAAASAPATFEWSPKCAVVMIACNVFAYAIARATIRKPNEGFEIPNSKFYGGLSHASVVGANCLGHIFGIGAILGLASRGVL
- a CDS encoding DUF3593 domain-containing protein, yielding MNDLFIKLIEKLASIDNTALFAASIFPYGIFLFYLHKIKSVNILVKTGYSLTVLFVFITIIVSIYTLSYFDKTLVEVDFLHGLAESFLTLSDFVILLGFIKILNNLEVNNS
- a CDS encoding DUF2499 domain-containing protein, coding for MHELSFGTWLIHISSVTEWIFSIFVIYKISTYKKYNLFFWLSLAMVPNLIGAMCAITWHIYDNQDALYGLVTLQGIFTFIGNSTLALASFTIYKEKETYE
- a CDS encoding peroxiredoxin yields the protein MRNLVVSFLIPFVLIFNCNSAIAFDFAPEVGDLAPNFHLEGFNKNIKSKKIWELNDFQGKWLVLYFYPKDFTAGCTIEAKGFSELKKDFLKYNAEIVGISADNQDSHESFCSEKSINYTLLSDPDGIISDKYGSWIPPFSDRNTFLISPEGEISYRWISVLPINHSKEVLNVLKKKI